From Anopheles arabiensis isolate DONGOLA chromosome 3, AaraD3, whole genome shotgun sequence, a single genomic window includes:
- the LOC120900558 gene encoding uncharacterized protein LOC120900558 gives MPEANLPIVNTLRLRPLTKENILYYYFPLKGMLSYAALSVNVMNPSIAIKLLPKRDVTNFLLLHTVLGTTLFMYSRPHLKAVPSNKRVAYSICGSVLFSFGSVLVWAVIRSAVPRNQGLATVLGLSSGLLMAKLGYDYMDNNDSLAVAKKN, from the exons ATGCCGGAAGCCAACCTGCCGATCGTGAACACGCTGCGCCTGCGGCCACTGACGAAGGAAAACATCCTCTACTACTACTTTCCGCTGAAGGGCATGCTCAGCTATGCGGCACTGTCCGTCAACGTAATGAACCCTTCGATTGCGATCAA ACTGCTACCAAAGCGTGACGTGACCAACTTCCTGTTGCTCCACACCGTCCTCGGCACGACGCTGTTCATGTACAGCCGGCCGCACCTGAAGGCGGTGCCATCGAACAAACGGGTGGCGTACAGCATTTGTGGCTCGGTGCTGTTCAGCTTCGGCTCGGTGCTGGTGTGGGCCGTCATCCGGTCGGCCGTGCCGCGCAACCAGGGCCTTGCCACCGTGCTCGGCCTGTCGTCCGGTCTGCTGATGGCCAAGCTGGGCTACGACTACATGGACAACAACGACAGTCTAGCGGTAGCGAAGAAGAACTAA
- the LOC120901250 gene encoding histone H3-like centromeric protein CSE4 — translation MARTKQTARKSTGGKAPRKQLATKAARKSAPSTGGVKKPHRYRPGTVALREIRRYQKSTELLIRKLPFQRLVREIAQDFKTDLRFQSAAVAALQEASEAYLVGLFEDTNLCAIHAKRVTIMPKDIQLARRIRGERAFSRTTYPATQPVSTMARTKQTARKSTGGKAPRKQLATKAARKSAPSTGGVKKPHRYRPGTVALREIRRYQKSTELLIRKLPFQRLVREIAQDFKTDLRFQSAAVAALQEASEAYLVGLFEDTNLCAIHAKRVTIMPKDIQLARRIRGERA, via the exons ATGGCCCGTACGAAGCAGACCGCCCGTAAGTCGACCGGTGGAAAGGCTCCCCGCAAGCAGCTGGCCACGAAGGCCGCCCGCAAGAGTGCCCCGTCCACCGGTGGCGTCAAGAAGCCGCATCGTTACCGTCCGGGAACGGTGGCACTGCGTGAAATTCGTCGCTACCAAAAGTCCACGGAGCTGCTGATCCGCAAGCTGCCCTTCCAGCGCTTGGTGCGTGAAATTGCGCAGGACTTCAAGACCGATCTGCGCTTCCAGAGTGCCGCTGTGGCCGCGCTGCAGGAAGCCAGTGAGGCGTATCTGGTGGGATTGTTTGAGGACACCAATCTGTGCGCCATCCACGCCAAGCGCGTCACCATCATGCCCAAGGACATCCAGCTGGCCCGCCGTATCCGTGGCGAGCGTGCCT TCTCGAGAACAACTTATCCAGCAACTCAGCCAGTGTCTACGATGGCCCGTACCAAGCAGACTGCCCGTAAGTCCACCGGAGGAAAGGCTCCCCGCAAGCAGCTGGCCACGAAGGCCGCTCGCAAGAGCGCTCCCTCGACCGGTGGAGTGAAGAAGCCGCATCGCTATCGTCCGGGAACGGTCGCTCTGCGTGAAATCCGACGCTACCAGAAGTCGACCGAGTTGCTGATCCGCAAGCTGCCGTTCCAGCGCTTGGTGCGTGAGATTGCGCAGGATTTCAAGACCGATCTGCGCTTCCAGAGTGCCGCTGTGGCCGCGCTGCAGGAAGCCAGTGAGGCGTACTTGGTTGGTCTTTTCGAAGACACCAATTTGTGCGCCATCCACGCCAAGCGCGTCACCATCATGCCCAAGGACATCCAGCTGGCTCGCCGTATCCGTGGAGAGCGTGCTTAA
- the LOC120900557 gene encoding probable peptide chain release factor C12orf65 homolog, mitochondrial → MLGLLRCAALESTAQWKALSASPWRRCLSKVVDHSRVPVLRDEDLEESFVRGSGPGGQAVAKTNNKVVLTHKPTGIVVQCHTTRSLFENRREARKMLIGKLDQLYNGDQSVEAQLQRIEAKKQTETARRKQKLQAKKKAWKEREFGDESDKSS, encoded by the coding sequence ATGCTCGGCCTGCTGCGATGTGCCGCTCTTGAATCGACCGCACAGTGGAAGGCTCTTTCCGCATCCCCATGGCGACGATGCCTCTCGAAAGTCGTCGACCACAGCCGGGTACCGGTGCTGCGCGATGAAGATCTGGAGGAATCGTTCGTGCGGGGCAGTGGACCGGGTGGACAGGCAGTTGCCAAGACCAACAACAAGGTGGTACTGACGCACAAACCGACCGGAATCGTCGTGCAGTGCCACACAACCCGGTCGCTGTTTGAGAATCGTCGCGAAGCGCGCAAGATGCTGATCGGCAAGCTGGACCAACTGTACAATGGCGATCAGTCGGTGGAGGCGCAACTCCAGCGAATCGAAGCGAAGAAGCAGACGGAAACGGCGAGACGCAAGCAAAAGCTGCAGGCAAAGAAAAAGGCTTGGAAAGAGCGTGAATTTGGTGATGAGTCGGACAAGAGTAGCTAA
- the LOC120900559 gene encoding histone H2B isoform X1 codes for MAPKTSGKAAKKSGKAQKNISKSDKKKKRKTRKESYAIYIYKVLKQVHPDTGISSKAMSIMNSFVNDIFERIAAEASRLAHYNKRSTITSREIQTAVRLLLPGELAKHAVSEGTKAVTKYTSSK; via the coding sequence ATGGCCCCGAAGACCAGCGGCAAGGCAGCTAAGAAGTCCGGCAAGGCGCAGAAGAACATCTCCAAGTcggacaagaagaagaagcgcaaGACCCGCAAGGAGAGCTACGCCATCTACATCTACAAGGTGCTGAAGCAGGTGCACCCGGACACCGGCATTTCCTCCAAGGCGATGAGCATCATGAACAGCTTCGTGAACGACATCTTCGAGCGGATCGCGGCGGAAGCGTCCCGCCTGGCGCACTACAACAAGCGCTCCACCATCACGTCCCGCGAGATCCAGACGGCGGTGCGACTGTTGCTCCCCGGCGAGCTGGCCAAGCACGCCGTGTCCGAGGGCACCAAGGCCGTCACCAAGTACACCAGTTCCAAGTAA
- the LOC120900552 gene encoding RING-type E3 ubiquitin-protein ligase PPIL2, with product MGKKQHQKDKMYLTYTEWSEFYGGHKPDSVENEQIKFKRLPFDHCCLSMVPFEHPYCDKDGNVFELAAIVEFLKRFKVNPVTGSPLDGKSLIKLNFTKNHEGQYHCPTLFKPFTKNSHIVANGKTGNVFSWEAIEQLNVKAKNWKDLVDDTPFLRKDLITIQDPGNLDKFNITTFHHIKKNLRVLTEEELAERKDPQGRLKTISAETKDILTQLEKDYKAPEEQQEERQVADKFNAAHYSTGAVAASFTSTAMVPVSNHEAAIIDDDIVRYERVKKKGYVRLLTNFGALNLELYCEQVPKTCENFLKHCQSGYYNGCLFHRSIRNFMIQGGDPTGVGNGGTSAWGKKFADEIKPNLSHAGRGILSMANSGPNTNGSQFFITYRSCKHLDGKHTIFGKLVGGLEVLTEMERVEVDNRDRPIENIFIQRAQVFVDPFQEVDEQLAKERAEELERIQREAEAKRDKTAGKKSSQPLKVFRSGVGKYLDTSVTKVLPAQASGETPGTSGTTNDALKAKKRKVASSDGFGNFSSW from the exons atgGGTAAAAAACAGCATCAGAAGGATAAAAT GTACCTGACGTACACCGAGTGGTCCGAGTTTTACGGCGGCCACAAACCAGACTCGGTGGAGAATGAGCAGATCAAGTTTAAGCGACTGCCGTTCGACCACTGCTGTCTCTCGATGGTGCCGTTCGAGCATCCGTACTGCGACAAAGACGGGAACGTGTTTGAGCTGGCGGCGATTGTAGAGTTTTTGAAGCGGTTCAAGGTCAATCCCGTTACTGGCAGCCCGCTGGATGGCAAATCGTTGATCAAGCTTAACTTTACCAAGAACCACGAGGGACAGTACCACTGTCCGACGCTGTTTAAACCGTTCACCAAAAACTCTCACATCGTGGCGAACGGAAAGACGGGCAACGTGTTCTCCTGGGAAGCGATCGAACAGCTCAACGTTAAGGCCAAGAACTGGAAGGATCTGGTGGACGATACGCCGTTTCTGCGCAAGGATCTGATCACCATCCAGGATCCGGGCAATCTGGACAAGTTCAACATAACCACCTTCCACCACATCAAGAAGAACCTGCGCGTCCTCACGGAGGAAGAGCTGGCCGAGCGAAAGGATCCACAGGGCCGGCTGAAAACAATCTCCGCCGAAACGAAGGACATTCTGACGCAGCTGGAAAAGGACTACAAAGCACCGGAAGAGCAGCAGGAAGAGCGGCAGGTTGCGGACAAGTTCAATGCAGCTCACTACTCAACCGGGGCCGTGGCGGCTTCCTTTACCTCTACTGCGATGGTGCCGGTGTCGAACCATGAGGCAGCAATAATCGACGATGACATCGTGCGGTACGAGCGGGTCAAGAAGAAGGGCTACGTGCGGCTGCTGACCAACTTTGGTGCCCTAAACCTCGAGCTGTACTGTGAGCAGGTGCCGAAGACGTGCGAAAACTTCCTGAAGCACTGCCAAAGCGGGTACTACAACGGGTGTCTGTTTCACCGGTCGATCCGCAACTTTATGATCCAGGGCGGTGATCCTACCGGGGTCGGGAATGGAGGCACGTCCGCTTGGGGAAAAAAGTTTGCGGAcgaaatcaaaccaaacctaTCGCACGCTGGCAGGGGCATACTGTCGATGGCCAACTCGGGACCAAACACGAACGGATCACAATT CTTCATTACCTATCGATCGTGCAAACATCTGGACGGAAAGCATACAATATTCGGCAAACTGGTCGGAGGGCTGGAAGTGCTGACCGAGATGGAACGCGTCGAAGTGGACAATCGAGACCGTCCCATCGAGAACATCTTCATCCAGCGGGCGCAAGTGTTTGTCGATCCGTTCCAGGAGGTGGACGAACAGCTTGCCAAGGAGCGGGCGGAAGAGCTGGAGCGCATACAGCGGGAGGCGGAAGCTAAGCGTGACAAAACGGCGGGCAAAAAGTCCTCCCAACCGCTAAAGGTGTTCCGGTCCGGTGTGGGCAAGTATCTGGATACGAGCGTGACCAAAGTGCTGCCGGCACAGGCGTCAGGGGAAACTCCCGGCACGAGTGGCACGACCAACGATGCATTGAAAGCGAAGAAACGTAAAGTAGCAAGTAGTGATGGTTTCGGTAATTTTAGCTCGTGGTGA
- the LOC120900561 gene encoding histone H2A: MSGRGKGGKVKGKAKSRSNRAGLQFPVGRIHRLLRKGNYAERVGAGAPVYLAAVMEYLAAEVLELAGNAARDNKKTRIIPRHLQLAIRNDEELNKLLSGVTIAQGGVLPNIQAVLLPKKTEKKA, encoded by the coding sequence ATGTCTGGACGCGGAAAGGGAGGCAAAGTGAAGGGAAAGGCAAAGTCCCGCTCCAACCGGGCCGGGCTGCAGTTCCCGGTCGGCCGTATCCACCGACTGCTGCGCAAGGGCAACTACGCGGAGCGCGTCGGAGCGGGCGCGCCCGTCTATCTGGCCGCGGTCATGGAGTACCTGGCGGCGGAAGTGCTCGAGCTGGCGGGTAACGCGGCCCGCGACAACAAGAAGACGCGCATCATCCCGCGCCATCTGCAGCTGGCCATCCGCAACGACGAGGAGCTGAACAAGCTGCTGTCCGGGGTGACCATCGCCCAGGGCGGCGTGCTGCCCAACATCCaggccgtgctgctgcccaagAAGACGGAGAAGAAGGCTTAA
- the LOC120900562 gene encoding MIEF1 upstream open reading frame protein: MNVVPASTKRLVLSLYRDLLRYGAQLQHTDQDYFLNRIRREFRQSASLTDPKEIEFCYKRGRALLDRARVI, translated from the exons ATGAACGTAGTACCGGCCTCGACCAAGCGGCTGGTGCTTTCGTTATATCGCGATTTACTTCGGTACGGCGCCCAGCTGCAGCACACCGACCAGGACTACTTTCTCAACCGCATTAGGCGCGAATTTCGTCAGTCGGCGTCACTGACCGACCCGAAAGAGATTGAGTTCTGCTACAAG CGAGGACGCGCTCTACTCGATCGGGCCCGGGTGATATAA